A single genomic interval of Canis lupus dingo isolate Sandy chromosome 6, ASM325472v2, whole genome shotgun sequence harbors:
- the PRR14 gene encoding proline-rich protein 14 isoform X1, translated as MDLPGDSSPPGRPRLCRQPLARVLWGARSPKRPRLQSLAAPSPLEKASRRVLAVVLEDVMTAHMVPLVPQEETTTLRHRSNQRDSIQSQPPASPPQQATWSSQTRSPDPLHLCREPLSRIHRPSTLKRRSRTTHGPEEGPSEKEDWVPQPTLVVMLEDIASPRPLAEGFADKTPNFIIPARRAESMTIVHQSVPPSRDLDPPFQPSALPEGPPESPPPAPDPVLEPPSIPPPSSLLRPRLSPWGLAPLFRSVRSKLESFADIFLTPNKAPRPPPPSPPMKLELKIAISEAEQSGATEDTASVSPRPPIHQWRAQDHSPPAPLSKPSLGRSHSCPDLGPPGPDTCSWPPTPHHPSRLRPRRHTVGGGEMARAPPPPRPCLRKEVFPLGGVGVSPPLITSCSSTASTSSFSEPAEPRLSSTKGKEPRASEDQVLSDPETKTMGKVSQFRIRRTPARPQLNLTPMGLPRPIRLNKKEFSLEEIYTNKNYQSPTTRRTFETIFEEPRERNGTLIFTSSKKLRRAVEFRDSSLPRSRRPSRGVRATAGRTLTSSLAPSPDVGPLLQQRLEELDASLLEEEEVDRELPHRT; from the exons ATGGACTTGCCCGGGGACTCGAG CCCACCTGGCCGGCCACGTCTGTGCCGCCAGCCCCTGGCTCGAGTACTATggggagccaggagccccaaACGGCCGAGACTGCAGTCTCTGGCGGCCCCTTCACCTTTGGAAAAGGCCTCTCGGAGGGTCCTGGCTGTGGTGCTGGAAGATGTTATGACTGCCCACATG GTTCCCCTGGTGCCCCAAGAAGAGACTACCACCCTACGGCACCGCAGCAACCAGCGGGATTCTATCCAAAGCCAGCCACCTGCTTCACCACCCCAACAGGCCACATGGTCCTCACAGACCAG gTCTCCTGACCCACTGCACTTATGTCGAGAGCCCTTGAGCCGCATCCACCGGCCTTCTACTCTGAAGCGGCGATCAAGGACAACCCATGGCCCAGAGGAGGGCCCTTCAGAAAAGGAGGACTGGGTCCCCCAGCCCACTCTGGTGGTGATGCTAGAAGACATTGCTAGCCCAAGACCCCTGGCTGAG GGCTTTGCTGACAAGACTCCCAACTTCATCATCCCAGCGAGAAG AGCCGAGTCCATGACGATTGTTCACCAGTCAGTGCCTCCGTCCAGGGACCTGGATCCCCCATTCCAGCCATCTGCCCTGCCTGAAGGCCCTCCGGAGAGCCCACCACCAG CCCCAGATCCTGTACTGGAGCCCCCATCGATCCCACCGCCGTCCAGCCTTTTACGCCCCCGCCTCAGTCCCTGGGGCTTGGCCCCCCTCTTCCGTTCTGTCCGCTCCAAGCTGGAGAGCTTTGCTGACATCTTCCTCACGCCCAACAAAGCCCcacggcccccacccccatcaccccccATGAAGTTGGAGTTGAAGATTGCCATCTCAGAGGCTGAGCAGTCTGGGGCCACTGAGGACACTGCGTCTGTCAGTCCCCGGCCCCCTATCCACCAGTGGCGGGCCCAAGACCACAGTCCCCCAGCACCTCTCTCTAAGCCCTCTCTGGGCCGAAGCCACTCCTGCCCTGATCTGGGGCCCCCTGGCCCAGACACCTGCAGCTGGCCCCCCACTCCACACCACCCAAGCCGGTTACGGCCCCGGCGGCACACTGTGGGTGGTGGAGAGATGGCCCGAGCCCCACCACCCCCTCGGCCCTGTCTCCGGAAAGAGGTCTTCCCTCTTGGAGGAGTGGGAGTCTCTCCTCCCCTCATCACATCTTGCTCATCCACTGCGTCTACTTCCTCCTTCTCTGAACCTGCAGAACCCAG GTTGAGCTCAACCAAGGGGAAGGAGCCAAGGGCCTCAGAGGACCAGGTGCTTTCAGACCCTGAGACCAAG ACCATGGGAAAAGTTTCTCAATTCAGAATACGCAGGACACCAGCCCGTCCTCAGCTAAACCTTACACCAATGGGGCTGCCTCGACCAATCAG GTTGAACAAGAAGGAGTTCAGCTTAGAAGAAATTTATACCAACAAGAATTACCAGTCACCTACAACCAGGAG GACCTTTGAGACCATCTTTGAGGAACCCCGGGAGCGCAACGGGACTTTGATTTTCACCAGCTCAAAGAAGCTTCGGCGGGCTGTAGAATTTCGGGACAGTAGCCTTCCTCGATCCCGGCGGCCATCTCGTGGGGTCCGGGCGACAGCTGGCAGGACCCTTACCTccagcctggcccccagcccagaTGTGGGACCTCTGCTGCAGCAGCGGTTGGAGGAGCTGGATGCCTCactcctggaggaggaggaagtggataGGGAACTGCCCCATCGGACCTAG
- the PRR14 gene encoding proline-rich protein 14 isoform X2, which translates to MDLPGDSSPPGRPRLCRQPLARVLWGARSPKRPRLQSLAAPSPLEKASRRVLAVVLEDVMTAHMVPLVPQEETTTLRHRSNQRDSIQSQPPASPPQQATWSSQTRSPDPLHLCREPLSRIHRPSTLKRRSRTTHGPEEGPSEKEDWVPQPTLVVMLEDIASPRPLAEGFADKTPNFIIPARRAESMTIVHQSVPPSRDLDPPFQPSALPEGPPESPPPAPDPVLEPPSIPPPSSLLRPRLSPWGLAPLFRSVRSKLESFADIFLTPNKAPRPPPPSPPMKLELKIAISEAEQSGATEDTASVSPRPPIHQWRAQDHSPPAPLSKPSLGRSHSCPDLGPPGPDTCSWPPTPHHPSRLRPRRHTVGGGEMARAPPPPRPCLRKEVFPLGGVGVSPPLITSCSSTASTSSFSEPAEPRLSSTKGKEPRASEDQVLSDPETKTMGKVSQFRIRRTPARPQLNLTPMGLPRPIRLNKKEFSLEEIYTNKNYQSPTTRSSKKLRRAVEFRDSSLPRSRRPSRGVRATAGRTLTSSLAPSPDVGPLLQQRLEELDASLLEEEEVDRELPHRT; encoded by the exons ATGGACTTGCCCGGGGACTCGAG CCCACCTGGCCGGCCACGTCTGTGCCGCCAGCCCCTGGCTCGAGTACTATggggagccaggagccccaaACGGCCGAGACTGCAGTCTCTGGCGGCCCCTTCACCTTTGGAAAAGGCCTCTCGGAGGGTCCTGGCTGTGGTGCTGGAAGATGTTATGACTGCCCACATG GTTCCCCTGGTGCCCCAAGAAGAGACTACCACCCTACGGCACCGCAGCAACCAGCGGGATTCTATCCAAAGCCAGCCACCTGCTTCACCACCCCAACAGGCCACATGGTCCTCACAGACCAG gTCTCCTGACCCACTGCACTTATGTCGAGAGCCCTTGAGCCGCATCCACCGGCCTTCTACTCTGAAGCGGCGATCAAGGACAACCCATGGCCCAGAGGAGGGCCCTTCAGAAAAGGAGGACTGGGTCCCCCAGCCCACTCTGGTGGTGATGCTAGAAGACATTGCTAGCCCAAGACCCCTGGCTGAG GGCTTTGCTGACAAGACTCCCAACTTCATCATCCCAGCGAGAAG AGCCGAGTCCATGACGATTGTTCACCAGTCAGTGCCTCCGTCCAGGGACCTGGATCCCCCATTCCAGCCATCTGCCCTGCCTGAAGGCCCTCCGGAGAGCCCACCACCAG CCCCAGATCCTGTACTGGAGCCCCCATCGATCCCACCGCCGTCCAGCCTTTTACGCCCCCGCCTCAGTCCCTGGGGCTTGGCCCCCCTCTTCCGTTCTGTCCGCTCCAAGCTGGAGAGCTTTGCTGACATCTTCCTCACGCCCAACAAAGCCCcacggcccccacccccatcaccccccATGAAGTTGGAGTTGAAGATTGCCATCTCAGAGGCTGAGCAGTCTGGGGCCACTGAGGACACTGCGTCTGTCAGTCCCCGGCCCCCTATCCACCAGTGGCGGGCCCAAGACCACAGTCCCCCAGCACCTCTCTCTAAGCCCTCTCTGGGCCGAAGCCACTCCTGCCCTGATCTGGGGCCCCCTGGCCCAGACACCTGCAGCTGGCCCCCCACTCCACACCACCCAAGCCGGTTACGGCCCCGGCGGCACACTGTGGGTGGTGGAGAGATGGCCCGAGCCCCACCACCCCCTCGGCCCTGTCTCCGGAAAGAGGTCTTCCCTCTTGGAGGAGTGGGAGTCTCTCCTCCCCTCATCACATCTTGCTCATCCACTGCGTCTACTTCCTCCTTCTCTGAACCTGCAGAACCCAG GTTGAGCTCAACCAAGGGGAAGGAGCCAAGGGCCTCAGAGGACCAGGTGCTTTCAGACCCTGAGACCAAG ACCATGGGAAAAGTTTCTCAATTCAGAATACGCAGGACACCAGCCCGTCCTCAGCTAAACCTTACACCAATGGGGCTGCCTCGACCAATCAG GTTGAACAAGAAGGAGTTCAGCTTAGAAGAAATTTATACCAACAAGAATTACCAGTCACCTACAACCAGGAG CTCAAAGAAGCTTCGGCGGGCTGTAGAATTTCGGGACAGTAGCCTTCCTCGATCCCGGCGGCCATCTCGTGGGGTCCGGGCGACAGCTGGCAGGACCCTTACCTccagcctggcccccagcccagaTGTGGGACCTCTGCTGCAGCAGCGGTTGGAGGAGCTGGATGCCTCactcctggaggaggaggaagtggataGGGAACTGCCCCATCGGACCTAG
- the PRR14 gene encoding proline-rich protein 14 isoform X3 → MTAHMVPLVPQEETTTLRHRSNQRDSIQSQPPASPPQQATWSSQTRSPDPLHLCREPLSRIHRPSTLKRRSRTTHGPEEGPSEKEDWVPQPTLVVMLEDIASPRPLAEGFADKTPNFIIPARRAESMTIVHQSVPPSRDLDPPFQPSALPEGPPESPPPAPDPVLEPPSIPPPSSLLRPRLSPWGLAPLFRSVRSKLESFADIFLTPNKAPRPPPPSPPMKLELKIAISEAEQSGATEDTASVSPRPPIHQWRAQDHSPPAPLSKPSLGRSHSCPDLGPPGPDTCSWPPTPHHPSRLRPRRHTVGGGEMARAPPPPRPCLRKEVFPLGGVGVSPPLITSCSSTASTSSFSEPAEPRLSSTKGKEPRASEDQVLSDPETKTMGKVSQFRIRRTPARPQLNLTPMGLPRPIRLNKKEFSLEEIYTNKNYQSPTTRRTFETIFEEPRERNGTLIFTSSKKLRRAVEFRDSSLPRSRRPSRGVRATAGRTLTSSLAPSPDVGPLLQQRLEELDASLLEEEEVDRELPHRT, encoded by the exons ATGACTGCCCACATG GTTCCCCTGGTGCCCCAAGAAGAGACTACCACCCTACGGCACCGCAGCAACCAGCGGGATTCTATCCAAAGCCAGCCACCTGCTTCACCACCCCAACAGGCCACATGGTCCTCACAGACCAG gTCTCCTGACCCACTGCACTTATGTCGAGAGCCCTTGAGCCGCATCCACCGGCCTTCTACTCTGAAGCGGCGATCAAGGACAACCCATGGCCCAGAGGAGGGCCCTTCAGAAAAGGAGGACTGGGTCCCCCAGCCCACTCTGGTGGTGATGCTAGAAGACATTGCTAGCCCAAGACCCCTGGCTGAG GGCTTTGCTGACAAGACTCCCAACTTCATCATCCCAGCGAGAAG AGCCGAGTCCATGACGATTGTTCACCAGTCAGTGCCTCCGTCCAGGGACCTGGATCCCCCATTCCAGCCATCTGCCCTGCCTGAAGGCCCTCCGGAGAGCCCACCACCAG CCCCAGATCCTGTACTGGAGCCCCCATCGATCCCACCGCCGTCCAGCCTTTTACGCCCCCGCCTCAGTCCCTGGGGCTTGGCCCCCCTCTTCCGTTCTGTCCGCTCCAAGCTGGAGAGCTTTGCTGACATCTTCCTCACGCCCAACAAAGCCCcacggcccccacccccatcaccccccATGAAGTTGGAGTTGAAGATTGCCATCTCAGAGGCTGAGCAGTCTGGGGCCACTGAGGACACTGCGTCTGTCAGTCCCCGGCCCCCTATCCACCAGTGGCGGGCCCAAGACCACAGTCCCCCAGCACCTCTCTCTAAGCCCTCTCTGGGCCGAAGCCACTCCTGCCCTGATCTGGGGCCCCCTGGCCCAGACACCTGCAGCTGGCCCCCCACTCCACACCACCCAAGCCGGTTACGGCCCCGGCGGCACACTGTGGGTGGTGGAGAGATGGCCCGAGCCCCACCACCCCCTCGGCCCTGTCTCCGGAAAGAGGTCTTCCCTCTTGGAGGAGTGGGAGTCTCTCCTCCCCTCATCACATCTTGCTCATCCACTGCGTCTACTTCCTCCTTCTCTGAACCTGCAGAACCCAG GTTGAGCTCAACCAAGGGGAAGGAGCCAAGGGCCTCAGAGGACCAGGTGCTTTCAGACCCTGAGACCAAG ACCATGGGAAAAGTTTCTCAATTCAGAATACGCAGGACACCAGCCCGTCCTCAGCTAAACCTTACACCAATGGGGCTGCCTCGACCAATCAG GTTGAACAAGAAGGAGTTCAGCTTAGAAGAAATTTATACCAACAAGAATTACCAGTCACCTACAACCAGGAG GACCTTTGAGACCATCTTTGAGGAACCCCGGGAGCGCAACGGGACTTTGATTTTCACCAGCTCAAAGAAGCTTCGGCGGGCTGTAGAATTTCGGGACAGTAGCCTTCCTCGATCCCGGCGGCCATCTCGTGGGGTCCGGGCGACAGCTGGCAGGACCCTTACCTccagcctggcccccagcccagaTGTGGGACCTCTGCTGCAGCAGCGGTTGGAGGAGCTGGATGCCTCactcctggaggaggaggaagtggataGGGAACTGCCCCATCGGACCTAG